In Amia ocellicauda isolate fAmiCal2 chromosome 5, fAmiCal2.hap1, whole genome shotgun sequence, a genomic segment contains:
- the shkbp1 gene encoding SH3KBP1-binding protein 1 yields MANLPRTGEIIHLNVGGKRFCTSRQTLTWVPDSFFSSLLSGRISTLKDETGAIFIDRDPSLFAPILNFLRTKELHPRSVNVRMLIHEAEFYGITPLVRKLQLCDELDKSSCGSVLFNGYLPPPVYPAKRRNRHSVAGPQFVSGRMGPTERVPVRRSNTMPPNLGNAGILGKVLEEKLTGQVADPGMVRLVCGHHNWIAVAYAQFVVCYRVKESSGWQQVFTSPRLDWVIERVALNAKVMGGSLGDNDKMVAVASCTEIILWAIRPDGNGTEIGVFSLNVPVEALFFVGNQLIATSHTGKVGVWNAVTKHWQNQDVVPINSYDTAGSFLILGCNNGSIYYIDVQKFPLRMKDNDLLVTELYRDPTEDAITALSVYLTPKTSDSGNWIEIAYGTSSGTVRVIVQHPETVGSGPQLFQTFSVHRSPVTKIMLSEKHLTSVCADNNHVRTWTVTRFRGMISTQPGSTPLSSFKILSLEDIDGHAGCSAGIDIGPYGERDDQQVFIQRVVPDTDKVYVRLSSNGKRVCEVRSVDGTSITAFMVHECEGSSRIGSRQRRYLFTGHANGSIQMWDLTTAMEIAGKTDSKAFGGPTEEELLQLLDQCDLALTRTPDMSPAASFTHSATPRNSTCSLQSQSSDLSRERGGVRGAGPFVGTLSRQPPPMPLSKPRDLALLGAGVGLCVPPQIANSQVSLSNASSTHSARGLTDAGGGPEAWARRALGQERCAADAKDPVASARRGSFVERCQELAKNTDYASLDARRSIAVSSDLEARLGIRTPTLSSTTPLRKAPVPSPLPAARSQPPPSPHQPSASPPSEASNTASTTSTSPNPGSPTSSTSPKPRMNETSF; encoded by the exons ATTCTGTACGTCAAGACAGACTCTAACCTGggttccagattcctttttttcaAG tcttCTAAGTGGCAGGATTTCCACTCTCAAAGATGAAACGGGAGCA ATTTTTATCGACCGTGATCCTTCCCTTTTCGCTCCGATTCTCAACTTCCTTCGAACCAAAGAATTGCATCCCAG GTCAGTCAATGTGCGTATGTTGATCCATGAAGCTGAATTTTATGGAATCACTCCATTAG TACGGAAACTGCAGCTCTGCGATGAACTGGACAAATCCTCCTGTGGATCGGTCCTATTCAATGGCTACTTGCCTCCCCCAG TGTACCCAGCGAAGAGAAGGAACCGGCACAGCGTGGCAGGACCCCAGTTTGTCAGTGGACGCATGGGCCCCACAGAGAGAGTCCCCGTCAGGAGAAGCAACACCATGCCACCCAATCTGGGCAACGCAGGAATCCTGGGCAAAGTGCTAGAGGAGAAACTCACTG gTCAGGTGGCTGATCCAGGTATGGTTCGGTTGGTGTGCGGTCACCACAATTGGATTGCAGTGGCATATGCCCAGTTTGTGGTTTGTTACAG GGTGAAGGAGTCTTCTGGGTGGCAGCAGGTTTTCACCAGCCCACGTCTGGACTGGGTGATCGAGAGGGTGGCACTCAACGCCAAGGTCATGGGGGGGTCCCTGGGTGACAATGATAAGATGGTGGCCGTGGCATCCTGTACGGAAATCATCCTGTGGGCCATTCGTCCGGATGGAAATGGGACAGAGATTG GTGTCTTCAGTCTCAATGTTCCTGTGGAAGCTCTCTTCTTCGTAGGGAACCAACTGATTGCTACCAGCCACACGGGGAAAGTGGGCGTCTGGAACGCAGTGACCAAACACTGGCAG AATCAAGATGTGGTTCCCATTAACAGCTATGACACTGCTGGGTCATTTCTTATATTGGGATGTAATAACGGATCCATTTACTATATAG ATGTCCAAAAGTTTCCCTTGAGAATGAAGGACAATGACCTCCTGGTAACTGAACTCTACCGAGACCCAACAGAAGATGCCATCACTGCCCTTAGTGTCTACCTCACGCCCAAAACAA GTGACAGTGGGAACTGGATTGAGATTGCGTATGGCACCAGTTCTGGGACGGTGAGGGTCATTGTGCAGCACCCTGAGACTGTGGGCTCTGGACCTCAGCTCTTCCAAACGTTCTCCGTCCACCGCAGCCCTGTCACCAAGATCATGCTGTCGGAGAAACACCTCACCTCAG TCTGTGCTGACAACAACCATGTGCGGACCTGGACGGTCACCCGGTTCAGAGGAATGATCTCCACCCAGCCGGGCTCCACGCCACTCTCCTCCTTTAAGATCCTGTCCCTGGAGGACATAGATGGTCATGCAGGCTGCAGTGCGGGCATCGATATAG GGCCTTATGGGGAACGTGATGACCAACAGGTTTTCATCCAGAGAGTAGTTCCCGACACAGATAAGGTCTATGTGCGTCTATCTTCCAATGGGAAAAG GGTGTGCGAGGTGCGCTCTGTGGACGGCACATCCATCACCGCGTTCATGGTCCATGAGTGTGAGGGCTCCAGTCGCATAGGCTCCAGACAGCGCCGCTATCTTTTTACCGGTCATGCCAATGGCAGCATCCAGATGTGGGACCTCACCACAGCCATGGAGATTGCTGGCAAGACTGACTCCAAGG CTTTTGGAGGCCCCACAGAAGAGGAGCTCTTGCAGCTTTTGGACCAGTGTGACCTGGCGCTAACCAGAACACCAGACATGAGCCCTGCGGCCTCGTTCACTCACTCCGCCACCCCCCGTAACTCCACATGCAG CCTCCAGTCTCAGTCCAGTGACTTGTCCCGGGAGAGGGGTGGGGTGAGAGGGGCCGGCCCCTTTGTGGGCACGCTGTCCCGCCAGCCACCCCCCATGCCTCTGAGCAAGCCGCGGGATTTGGCCCTGCTGGGTGCCGGGGTGGGGCTGTGCGTTCCCCCTCAGATTGCCAACAGCCAGGTGTCTCTGAGCAACGCTAGCAGCACACACAGTGCCAGGGGACTGACGGACGCTGGGGGGGGCCCTGAGGCCTGGGCCAGGAGAGCCCTGGGCCAGGAGAGGTGTGCAGCGGATGCCAAGGACCCGGTGGCATCGGCACGGCGGGGCAGCTTTGTGGAGCGTTGCCAGGAGCTCGCCAAGAACACTGATTATGCCAGCCTGGATGCCCGCCGAAGCATTGCGGTGTCCAGTGACCTGGAGGCCAGGCTGGGCATCAGAACGCCCACTCTGTCTTCCACCACCCCCCTGCGGAAAGCCCCCGTCCCTAGCCCCCTGCCAGCGGCCAGGTCCCAGCCGCCCCCTTCCCCTCACCAGCCGAGCGCGTCTCCCCCCAGTGAAGCTAGCAACACTGCCAGCACCACGAGCACGTCTCCAAACCCTGGGTCCCCCACCAGCTCTACCAGTCCCAAACCCAGGATGAATGAGACCAGCTTTTGA